A single genomic interval of Aythya fuligula isolate bAytFul2 chromosome 28, bAytFul2.pri, whole genome shotgun sequence harbors:
- the RUSC1 gene encoding RUN and SH3 domain-containing protein 1 — MLAPKKGLLCNLNHIHLQHISLGLHLSRHPELQETSDSMSQGEQKCCSGCQENCEQVDANSNNPSLKCQCCESHTELPVTLALQNQAAQEDFSCLHAEEEVASPCNLASTSSSVSSCSDFSLDDSPVSVYCRGFSGEGSQSPENQPDVVPTEDVGDDLLLADQGRTWDGKDGNLNPAVLQEADIPAGESPDSLCSSSSLNSQYDDPSVSTVAQETTSTCVDLDPNCNPFPDPAATPPALAVLGQQDHSLSSAPEPRTWVKSIPPPVPPRPRRQLQILNGHRAEQPVLPARPAEPEPALGDLGRDGGKKNITSFHELAQKRKRNTTGTTLAQARGDRSDWLIIFSPDTELPPPSELLSSTAGQELPQLQLQQEWRARPPGSRQREVTTFKELRYRSASNKPRGQADSERVELVASQHPSAPLEMSAGSCGSSWMPPVPSGRQLLASTESHQTKRRRSRPGLQPIAEGQLGDAEEGKLLPQICMPEEKGPGSGCNGDVLVWRLGRPGGDPWVPGKVERGDETCKEARPSPPAAGATGAAQPCGGSSGRSRGALAEQKKALLIAVSTAVDKIIAHFSTARNLVQKTQLGDSWLSPDVGYLLLHTLCPALYGLVEDGLKPFQKDVITGQRRNSPWSLVEASVKTGPNTRSLQNLCWHVAGLAPLNSTRQKFHAFILGLLNTKQLEQWISHLQNSPGVISVLYFPTAFFALSQGPLPHLADELLLLIQPLSVLTFHLDLLFEHHHLSVDARPLSRHLESPPAPPHHAAQAQGIVQPPLEGQSSTAGASLEDEMPPDALGRAAGVEETPRSQSQAAVCSLVPSPQVGAALQQTFQHVLRWGDQLSRAFLGTDSSPETGRPEAGPWDAVAGPGGWWAQLSQASRIYAAPSKEKFPFVWWTKLQTAAEDSSPGQVTRPQTPASEPRGTELQFLQTKAIPELSSPNPSSSADTSGTSSPEDLVLPSGAGTPTDPAVPTAGEKPLAAAAEPRADRNRAAPSSPTASSAPRPNKGTWLGRLFGATSPSARSSPCGPNTVSARSRRPSSWLSPSAHVLAVVVKGLATEKIHAQEQPERNTSNVPQTHREVRALCDHTGAAAGHLSFQKGDILQLLSTVDEDWIRCCHGNSTGLVPVGYTSLIL, encoded by the exons ATGCTGGCTCCGAAGAAAGGCCTGCTGTGCAACCTCAATCATATCCACCTGCAGCACATCTCACTGGGGCTGCATCTCTCCCGGCACCCGGAGCTCCAAGAGACCTCTGACTCCATGAGTCAGGGggagcagaaatgctgcagcGGCTGTCAGGAGAACTGTGAGCAAGTGGATGCCAATTCCAACAATCCCTCTTTGAAATGCCAGTGCTGCGAGTCTCACACTGAGCTGCCTGTGACGCTGGCTCTCCAGAACCAGGCAGCTCAAGAAGATTTCTCCTGCCTGCATGCTGAGGAGGAGGTGGCTTCCCCTTGCAATCTggcttccacctcctcctctgtcAGTAGTTGCTCGGATTTCAGCTTGGATGACTCCCCGGTGTCTGTGTACTGCAGGGGGTTCTCAGGAGAAGGGTCCCAATCCCCTGAAAATCAGCCCGATGTCGTTCCCACAGAAGATgtgggggatgacctgctgctggctgacCAGGGCAGGACATGGGATGGAAAAGATGGCAACCTCAACCCAGCAGTGCTCCAGGAAGCAGACATCCCGGCTGGAGAGAGCCCAGacagcctctgcagcagcagctcgctCAACTCCCAGTACGACGATCCCTCTGTCAGCACAGTGGCACAAGAGACCACAAGCACCTGCGTTGACCTAGACCCTAACTGCAACCCCTTTCCTGACCCAGCCGCCACACCTCCAGCATTGGCTGTGCTAGGCCAGCAGGATCACAGTCTGAGCAGTGCTCCTGAGCCACGGACCTGGGTTAAGAGCATCCCCCCTCCCGTACCTCCCCGTCCCCGGAGACAGCTGCAGATTCTCAatgggcacagagcagagcagccggTCCTGCCCGCGAGGCCAGCTGAGCCAGAGCCCGCCTTGGGTGACCTTGGCAGAGATGGAGGCAAGAAGAACATCACCTCCTTCCACGAGCTTGcccagaagaggaagagaaacacCACTGGGACCACGCTTGCCCAGGCCAGGGGTGACCGAAGTGACTGGCTGATTATTTTCTCACCAGACACCGAGCTGCCACCCCCCAGcgagctcctctccagcactgcaggccaggagctgccccagctgcagcttcaGCAGGAGTGGCGGGCGAGGCCTCCTGGTTCGAGGCAGAGAGAGGTGACCACTTTCAAGGAGCTCCGATACCGCAGTGCCTCCAACAAGCCCAGGGGCCAGGCAGACAGTGAGCGGGTGGAGCTGGTGGCATCTCAGCACCCGTCTGCACCCCTCGAAATGTCTGCAGGCAGTTGTGGCTCGAGCTGGATGCCACCCGTGCCATCGGGCAGACAATTGCTGGCGTCTACAGAAAGCCACCAGACAAAGAGGAGGAGATCTCGCCCGGGACTGCAGCCCATCGCAGAGGGGCAGCTGGGGGATGCTGAGGAAGGCAAGCTGCTGCCGCAGATCTGCATGCCAGAAGAGAAGGGGCCAGGCTCTGGCTGCAATGGAGACGTGCTGGTTTGGAGGCTTGGGAGGCCTGGCGGGGACCCCTGGGTGCCAGGGAAGGTTGAGCGAGGAGATGAGACCTGCAAGGAGG CCAGGCCCTCGCCGCCCGCCGCGGGAGCCACGGGCGCGGCGCAGCCCTGCGGGGGGAGCTCGGGGAGAAGCCGCGGGGCCCTGGCGGAGCAGAAGAAAG CCCTGTTGATTGCTGTCAGCACCGCCGTGGATAAGATTATCGCCCACTTCAGCACCGCGCGGAACCTGGTGCAGAAG ACGCAGCTGGGAGACAGCTGGCTCAGCCCAGATGTGGGTTACCTGCTGCTGCACACGCTCTGCCCTGCGCTCTATGGCTTGGTGGAGGATGGGCTGAAGCCATTCCAGAAGGATGTTATCACAGGCCAGAGGAGGAATTCCCCCTGGAGCTTGGTGGAAGCCTCCGTGAAGACAG GGCCCAATACCCGCTCTTTGCAAAACCTCTGCTGGCATGTGGCTGGACTGGCCCCTCTCAACAGCACCAGGCAGAAGTTTCATGCCTTTATCCTTGGCCTTTTGAA TACTAAGCAGCTGGAGCAGTGGATCTCTCACCTGCAGAATAGCCCAG GTGTTATATCCGTGCTGTATTTTCCTACGGCCTTCTTTGCCCTGAGCCAAGGCCCTCTTCCCCACCTTGCTGatgaactgctgctgctcatcCAGCCCCTCTCGGTGCTGACATTCCACCTTGACCTGCTCTTTGAACACCATCACCTCTCCGTGGACGCAAGACCTTTGTCCCGTCATCTGGAGtcacctccagctcctccccaTCACGCTGCTCAGGCTCAAGGGATTGTGCAGCCTCCTCTGGAAGGccaaagcagcactgcaggggcCAGCCTGGAAGATGAGATGCCCCCTGATGCTCTGGGGAGGGCAGCTGGTGTGGAGGAAACCCCAAGGTCCCAGTCCcaagcagctgtgtgcagcctggtccccagcccccaggtgggggctgccctgcagcagacCTTCCAGCATGTGCTGCGGTGGGGCGATCAGCTCAGTCGTGCTTTCTTGGGAACTGACAGCTCCCCAGAGACCGGCAGGCCCGAGGCAGGCCCTTGGGATGCAGTGGCTGGCCCTGGTGGCTGGTGGGCCCAGCTGAGCCAGGCCTCCAGGATTTATGCTGCTCCTAGCAAGGAAAAGTTCCCCTTTGTCTGGTGGACGAAGCTGCAGACGGCTGCGGAGGATTCCAGCCCTGGCCAGGTGACGCGACCCCAAACACCTGCAAGCGAGCCTCGAGGCACGGAGCTGCAGTTCCTTCAGACCAAAGCTATCCCTGAACTCTCCAGTCCGAaccccagcagcagtgctgataCCTCTGGGACCTCTTCCCCTGAAGACCTCGTCCTGCCCTCTGGAGCAGGCACACCCACTGATCCTGCTGTTCCCACTGCTGGAGAGAAacccctggctgctgctgcagagcctcgTGCGGATAGGAACCgggcagccccttccagccccacgGCCAGCAGCGCTCCTCGCCCCAACAAGGGCACCTGGCTGGGCCGGCTCTTCGGAGccaccagcccctctgcccGGAGTTCCCCATGCGGTCCCAACACTGTCTCAGCTAGGTCCAG GAGACCCTCCAGCTGGCTGTCCCCCAGCGCACACGTCCTTGCCGTGGTGGTGAAGGGGCTGGCGACCGAGAAGATCCATGCCCAAGAGCAGCCAGAGAGGAACACATCCAATGTGCCCCAGACCCACAG GGAAGTTCGCGCGCTGTGTGACCACACAGGTGCTGCCGCTGGGCACCTGAGCTTCCAGAAAGGAGacatcctgcagctgctctccaCTGTGGATGAAGACTGGATCCGCTGCTGCCATGGAAACAGCACTGGCCTTGTTCCTGTGGGCTACACATCCCTGATCttgtga
- the FDPS gene encoding farnesyl pyrophosphate synthase, with the protein MSGDGARRAAGGEREEFVGFFPQVVRDLTGDGLGHPEVGDAVARLKEVLEYNAPGGKYNRGLTVLAAFRELAGPQQQDPESLRCALAVGWCIELFQAFFLVADDIMDQSLTRRGQLCWYKKEGIGLDAINDAFLLESSVYRMLKKYCGERPYYLHLLELFLQTAYQTELGQMLDLITAPVTQVDLNRFSEQRYKAIVKYKTAFYSFYLPVAAAMYMTGIDSKEEHDNAKAILLEMGEFFQIQDDYLDCFGDPALTGKVGTDIQDNKCSWLVVECLRRVTPDQRQILEENYGRKEPEKVAKVKELYETLGMKAAFQEYEEKSYQRLQELIKKHANRLPKEIFLGLAQKIYKRQK; encoded by the exons ATGAGCGGGGACGGcgcgcggcgggcggcgggcggcgagcGGGAGGAGTTCGTGGGCTTCTTCCCCCAGGTGGTCCGGGACCTCACCGGGGACGGGCTGGGGCACCCCGAGGTGGGCGACGCCGTGGCCCGGCTGAAGGAG GTGCTGGAGTACAACGCGCCGGGCGGGAAGTACAACCGGGGGCTGACGGTGCTCGCAGCCTTCCGGGAGCTGGCgggcccccagcagcaggaccccgAGAGCCTCCGCTGCGCCCTGGCCGTCGGCTGGTGCATCGAGCTG TTCCAGGCCTTTTTCCTGGTGGCCGACGACATCATGGACCAGTCCCTGACGCGCCGGGGGCAGCTTTGCTGGTACAAGAAG GAGGGAATTGGGTTGGATGCGATCAATGATGCCTTCCTCCTCGAGTCATCTGTCTACAGGATGCTGAAGAAGTACTGTGGGGAGCGCCCGTACTACCTGCACTTGCTGGAGCTCTTTCTGCAG ACTGCCTACCAAACTGAGCTGGGGCAGATGCTGGACCTCATCACTGCTCCTGTCACCCAGGTGGATTTGAATCGCTTCAGTGAGCAAAG GTATAAGGCAATCGTTAAGTACAAGACCGCATTTTACTCCTTCTACCTGCCAGTGGCTGCTGCCATGTACATG aCTGGTATTGACAGTAAGGAGGAACACGACAATGCCAAAGCAATCTTGCTGGAGATGGGTGAATTCTTTCAGATCCAG GATGATTACCTGGACTGCTTTGGTGACCCAGCACTAACAGGGAAGGTTGGCACCGATATCCAGGACAATAAGTGCAGCTGGCTGGTGGTGGAGTGCCTGCGTCGGGTCACACCAGATCAGAGGCAGATCCTGGAG GAGAACTACGGCCGTAAGGAGCCAGAGAAGGTGGCTAAGGTGAAGGAACTCTACGAGACTCTAGGCATGAAGGCTGCTTTCCAGGAGTACGAGGAGAAGAGCTATCAGCGCCTGCAGGAACTGATCAAAAAGCACGCCAACCGGCTCCCAAAGGAGATTTTCCTTGGCCTAGCTCAGAAGATTTACAAACGACAGAAATGA
- the HCN3 gene encoding potassium/sodium hyperpolarization-activated cyclic nucleotide-gated channel 3 → MDAAPGRSPEPREKPPVPDGEAAAGAAARGAAGAAPASPAAAEQIVAEGEAAAAAAGTFVQRQLGAMLQPAVNKFSLRMFGSHRAVEIERQRVKSAGAWIIHPYSDFRFYWDLIMLLLMVGNLIILPVGITFFKDENTPPWIVFNVLSDTFFLADLVLNFRTGIVVEDNTEIILDPHTIKMKYLKSWFLVDFISSIPVDYIFLIVDLETQVDSDVYKTARALRIVRFTKILSLLRLLRLSRLIRYIHQWEEIFHMTYDLASAVVRIFNLIGMMLLLCHWDGCLQFLVPMLQDFPEDCWVSINHMVNDSWGKQYSHALFKAMSHMLCIGYGQQAPEGMTDVWLTMLSMIVGATCYAMFIGHATALIQSLDSSRRQYQEKYKQVEQYMSFHKLPGDTRQRIHEYYEHRYQGKMFDEENILGELSEPLKEEIINFNCRNLVANMPLFANADPNFVTAMLTKLRFEVFQPGDFIIREGTVGKKMYFIQHGVVSILTKGNKETKLSDGSYFGEICLLTRGRRTASVRADTYCRLYSLSVDNFNEVLEEYPMMRRAFETVAMDRLDRIGKKNSILLRKRAEHSSGPMNNEMIQQIVKHDQDVAHNIQELQQMTMGRELSGKPVIWEPLVHAPLQTAAATTNVAIALTHQHSLQAHIFLPPSSISSPLSPEATLLTKQVRRSQPSLGGSRPSSVSSPSGAQSHLQTPAAGSPSSPMVQSQAPLESGGQRPSHGGQPLPRAAQKGELPPAAKQPPAGSQPQLSKSRGTSVSTSLLQQAAGAPSPSSEQALPAGRTLHYSLSRATGSHISLLMQPQQLVKHRSIQGLPVGRLTQDVRLLSASQPSLPNKVAQQADGSSLQQGRKSVGNLARRSSPSVAGLLAKPCPGITGQPAHPQQMPSGSLAQASRSVAGASTPQSPVSAPRQAAAPSRKGSVAFSPEVETGKPKLPSNM, encoded by the exons atgGACGCGGCGCCGGGCCggagccccgagccccgggAGAAGCCGCCGGTGCCGGACGGGGaagcggcggcgggggcggccgctcggggggcggcgggcgcggccccggcctcgccggcggcggcggagcaGATCGTGGCGGagggcgaggcggcggcggcggcggcgggcacgTTCGTGCAGCGGCAGCTCGGGGCCATGCTGCAGCCCGCCGTGAACAAGTTCTCGCTGCGCATGTTCGGCAGCCACCGGGCCGTGGAGATCGAGCGGCAGCGGGTGAAGTCGGCCGGCGCCTGGATCATCCACCCCTACAGCGACTTCAG gtTCTACTGGGATCTCATCATGCTGCTCCTGATGGTGGGGAATTTGATCATCCTGCCTGTGGGCATCACCTTCTTTAAGGACGAGAACACCCCGCCCTGGATCGTTTTCAACGTGCTTTCAGACACCTTCTTCCTGGCTGACCTGGTCCTGAACTTCCGGACAGGCATCGTGGTGGAGGACAACACAGAGATCATCCTCGACCCTCACACCATCAAAATGAAGTACCTGAAGAGCTGGTTCCTGGTTGACTTCATCTCCTCCATCCCGGTTGACTACATCTTCCTCATCGTTGACCTCGAGACCCAGGTGGATTCGGACGTCTACAAGACAGCGCGGGCCCTACGCATCGTCCGCTTCACCAAGATCCTCAGCCTGCTGCGCCTGCTGCGCCTCTCACGCCTCATCCGCTACATCCACCAGTGGGAGGAG ATCTTCCATATGACTTACGACCTGGCGAGTGCTGTGGTGAGGATCTTCAACCTCATCGGCatgatgctgctgctgtgtcactGGGATGGGTGCCTCCAGTTCCTGGTGCCAATGTTGCAAGACTTCCCGGAGGACTGCTGGGTCTCCATCAACCACATGGTG AACGACTCCTGGGGGAAGCAGTACTCGCACGCCCTGTTCAAGGCCATGAGCCACATGCTGTGCATTGGCTATGGCCAGCAGGCGCCCGAGGGTATGACCGACGTCTGGCTCACGATGCTGAGCATGATCGTGGGAGCCACCTGCTACGCCATGTTCATCGGCCACGCCACTGCCCTCATCCAGTCGCTGGACTCATCCCGGCGCCAGTACCAGGAGAAG TACAAGCAAGTGGAGCAGTACATGTCATTTCACAAGCTGCCTGGGGACACGCGCCAGCGCATCCACGAGTATTACGAGCACCGCTACCAGGGCAAGATGTTTGATGAGGAGAACATCCTGGGGGAGCTCAGCGAGCCACTCAAGGAG GAGATCATCAACTTCAACTGCCGCAACCTGGTGGCCAACATGCCCCTGTTTGCCAACGCGGACCCCAACTTCGTGACAGCCATGCTAACCAAGCTGCGCTTCGAGGTCTTCCAGCCTGGAGACTTCATCATCCGCGAGGGCACTGTGGGCAAAAAGATGTACTTCATCCAGCACGGGGTGGTCAGCATCCTCACCAAGGGCAACAAGGAGACAAAGCTGTCTGATGGCTCCTACTTTGGGG AAATCTGCCTGCTGACACGGGGCAGGCGGACGGCCAGCGTGCGAGCTGACACTTACTGCCGCCTCTACTCCCTGTCGGTGGATAATTTCAATGAGGTGCTGGAGGAGTACCCCATGATGCGCAGGGCCTTTGAGACGGTGGCCATGGACCGTCTGGATCGCATAG GGAAGAAGAACTCCATCTTGCTCCGCAAGCGAGCTGAGCACAGCTCAGGGCCCATGAACAATGAGATGATCCAGCAGATCGTGAAGCATGACCAGGATGTGGCCCACAAcatccaggagctgcagcagatgACGATGGGCCGGGAGCTGAGTGGCAAGCCGGTGATCTGGGAGCCGCTGGTGCACGCGCCCCTGCAGACAGCCGCTGCCACCACCAACGTGGCCATTGCCTTGACTCACCAACACAGCCTGCAGGCCCACATCTTCCTGCCGCCCTCCTCCATCTCCAGCCCGCTGTCACCTGAGGCCACCCTGCTGACGAAGCAGGTGCGCAggtcccagcccagcctggggggCTCCCGGCCCTCCTCGGTCAGCTCCCCATCGGGGGCGCAGTCCCACCTGCAGACACCGGCCGCCGGTTCGCCTTCCTCCCCGATGGTCCAGTCCCAGGCACCCCTGGAAAGCGGGGGCCAGCGACCAAGCCACGGGGGGCAGCCCTTGCCGCGTGCGGCGCAGAAGGGAGAGCTGCCGCCAGCGGCCAAGCAGCCCCCGGCAGgatcccagccccagctctccaaGTCCCGGGGCACCTCGGTTTCCacttctctgctgcagcaggcggCGGGGGCTCCGTCCCCCAGCTCGGAGCAGGCGCTGCCGGCGGGGAGAACGCTCCACTACAGCCTGTCCCGGGCCACCGGCTCCCACATCTCGCTTCTGATGCAGCCGCAGCAGCTGGTGAAGCACAGGAGCATCCAGGGCCTGCCCGTGGGGCGGCTCACCCAGGATGTCCGTCTCCTCTCGGCTTCCCAGCCCTCCTTGCCCAACAAGGTTGCTCAGCAAGCAGACgggagctccctgcagcaggggaggaaaTCCGTGGGGAACCTGGCCCGCAGATCCTCTCCCTCGGTAGCCGGACTCCTCGCCAAGCCATGTCCGGGGATCACAGGTCAGCCAGCACACCCGCAGCAGATGCCTTCAGGATCGCTGGCTCAAGCGAGCCGCTCCGTGGCAGGAGCGTCCACCCCGCAGTCCCCAGTCTCTGCACCCAGGCAGGCGGCAGCTCCCTCCCGCAAGGGCTCCGTGGCCTTCAGCCCTGAGGTGGAAACGGGGAAGCCCAAGCTCCCATCCAACATGTGA
- the LOC116499687 gene encoding dual specificity protein kinase CLK2 isoform X1 gives MPHSRRYRSSERSSRGSYHERYRSRKHKRRRTRSRSSSSERDRRHRREDSYHVRSRSYDDHSADRRAYDRRYCDSYRRNDYSRERGEAYYEPEYRHSYEYRRSRDREGSYRSCKSSRRKHRRRRRRSRSFSRSSSQRSRQSSRRAKSVEDDDEGHLIYRVGDWLQERYEIISTLGEGTFGRVVQCMDHRRGGARVALKIIKNVEKYKEAARLEINVLEKINEKDPENKNLCVRMFDWFDYHGHMCISFELLGLSTFDFLKDNNYLPYPIHQVRHMAYQVCQAVKFLHDNKLTHTDLKPENILFVNSDYELTYNLEKKRDERSVKSTAIRVVDFGSATFDHEHHSTIVSTRHYRAPEVILELGWSQPCDVWSIGCIIFEYYVGFTLFQTHDNREHLAMMERILGPIPSRMIRKTRKQKYFYHGRLDWDENTSAGRYVRENCKPLRRYLTSEAEDHHRLFDLIESMLEYEPSKRISLAEALKHPFFDMLEMEPSTKMWDSSRDISR, from the exons ATGCCTCACTCTAGAAGGTACCGCTCGTCGGAGCGCAGCAGCCGGGGCAGCTACCATGAGCGTTACAGAAGTCGCAAGCACAAGCGACGGCGGACGCGGTCACGGTCGAGCAGCAGCGAGCGTGACCGTCGGCACCGTCGGGAGGACAGCTACCACGTTCGGTCCAGGAG CTACGACGACCACTCAGCGGACAGGAGGGCCTACGACCGGCGTTACTGTGATAGCTACCGGCGGAACGATTACAGCCGTGAGCGAGGAGAAGCCTACTATGAACCCGAGTACCGTCATTCCTACGAGTACCGGCGCTCCCGGGACCGCGAGGGCAGCTACCGGAGCTGCAAAAGCAGCCGGCGTAAGCACAGGCGGAGGCGGCGCCGCAGCCGGTCCTTTAGTCGCTCCTCATCG CAGCGGAGTCgacagagcagcagaagggcCAAGAGTGTGGAGGACGACGACGAGGGGCATCTGATCTATCGCGTCGGCGACTGGCTACAAGAAAGAT aTGAGATTATTAGCACCTTAGGGGAAGGCACGTTCGGCAGAGTGGTGCAGTGCATGGATCACCGGAG GGGTGGTGCACGTGTTGCTCTCAAAATCATTAAAAACGTGGAGAAATACAAAGAGGCTGCCCGACTAGAAATAAATGTGCTGGAGAAAATCAACGAGAAGGATCCCGAGAACAAGAA CCTGTGTGTCAGGATGTTTGACTGGTTTGACTACCACGGCCACATGTGCATCTCCTTCGAACTGCTGGGCCTCAGCACTTTTGATTTCCTGAAGGACAACAACTATCTGCCTTACCCTATCCACCAAGTGCGGCATATGGCCTACCAGGTGTGCCAGGCTGTGAAAT TTCTGCATGACAATAAACTCACTCACACTGACCTCAAACCCGAGAACATCCTCTTTGTGAACTCTGACTACGAACTCACCTATAACCTGGAAAAG AAGCGAGATGAGCGGAGTGTGAAAAGCACGGCCATCAGAGTGGTGGACTTTGGCAGTGCCACTTTTGATCACGAGCATCACAGCACAATTGTCTCCACCAGGCACTACCGGGCCCCGGAGGTCATACTGG AGCTTGGCTGGAGCCAGCCCTGTGATGTTTGGAGCATCGGCTGCATCATCTTTGAATATTATGTGGGTTTCACCCTGTTTCAG ACACATGACAACCGGGAGCACCTGGCCATGATGGAGAGGATCTTGGGGCCAATTCCTTCTCGGATGATCCGGAAGACCAG GAAGCAAAAGTATTTCTACCATGGCCGCCTGGACTGGGATGAGAACACCTCTGCTGGCCGTTATGTTAGGGAAAACTGCAAGCCACTGCGG CGGTACCTGACTTCTGAGGCCGAGGACCATCACCGCCTTTTTGACCTCATTGAGAGCATGCTGGAGTACGAGCCGTCCAAGCGCATCAGCCTGGCTGAAGCCCTCAAGCACCCGTTCTTCGACATGCTGGAGATGGAGCCAAGCACAAAAATGTGGGACTCTAGCAGAGACATCAGCCGGTGA
- the LOC116499687 gene encoding dual specificity protein kinase CLK2 isoform X2, with translation MPHSRRYRSSERSSRGSYHERYRSRKHKRRRTRSRSSSSERDRRHRREDSYHVRSRSYDDHSADRRAYDRRYCDSYRRNDYSRERGEAYYEPEYRHSYEYRRSRDREGSYRSCKSSRRKHRRRRRRSRSFSRSSSRSRQSSRRAKSVEDDDEGHLIYRVGDWLQERYEIISTLGEGTFGRVVQCMDHRRGGARVALKIIKNVEKYKEAARLEINVLEKINEKDPENKNLCVRMFDWFDYHGHMCISFELLGLSTFDFLKDNNYLPYPIHQVRHMAYQVCQAVKFLHDNKLTHTDLKPENILFVNSDYELTYNLEKKRDERSVKSTAIRVVDFGSATFDHEHHSTIVSTRHYRAPEVILELGWSQPCDVWSIGCIIFEYYVGFTLFQTHDNREHLAMMERILGPIPSRMIRKTRKQKYFYHGRLDWDENTSAGRYVRENCKPLRRYLTSEAEDHHRLFDLIESMLEYEPSKRISLAEALKHPFFDMLEMEPSTKMWDSSRDISR, from the exons ATGCCTCACTCTAGAAGGTACCGCTCGTCGGAGCGCAGCAGCCGGGGCAGCTACCATGAGCGTTACAGAAGTCGCAAGCACAAGCGACGGCGGACGCGGTCACGGTCGAGCAGCAGCGAGCGTGACCGTCGGCACCGTCGGGAGGACAGCTACCACGTTCGGTCCAGGAG CTACGACGACCACTCAGCGGACAGGAGGGCCTACGACCGGCGTTACTGTGATAGCTACCGGCGGAACGATTACAGCCGTGAGCGAGGAGAAGCCTACTATGAACCCGAGTACCGTCATTCCTACGAGTACCGGCGCTCCCGGGACCGCGAGGGCAGCTACCGGAGCTGCAAAAGCAGCCGGCGTAAGCACAGGCGGAGGCGGCGCCGCAGCCGGTCCTTTAGTCGCTCCTCATCG CGGAGTCgacagagcagcagaagggcCAAGAGTGTGGAGGACGACGACGAGGGGCATCTGATCTATCGCGTCGGCGACTGGCTACAAGAAAGAT aTGAGATTATTAGCACCTTAGGGGAAGGCACGTTCGGCAGAGTGGTGCAGTGCATGGATCACCGGAG GGGTGGTGCACGTGTTGCTCTCAAAATCATTAAAAACGTGGAGAAATACAAAGAGGCTGCCCGACTAGAAATAAATGTGCTGGAGAAAATCAACGAGAAGGATCCCGAGAACAAGAA CCTGTGTGTCAGGATGTTTGACTGGTTTGACTACCACGGCCACATGTGCATCTCCTTCGAACTGCTGGGCCTCAGCACTTTTGATTTCCTGAAGGACAACAACTATCTGCCTTACCCTATCCACCAAGTGCGGCATATGGCCTACCAGGTGTGCCAGGCTGTGAAAT TTCTGCATGACAATAAACTCACTCACACTGACCTCAAACCCGAGAACATCCTCTTTGTGAACTCTGACTACGAACTCACCTATAACCTGGAAAAG AAGCGAGATGAGCGGAGTGTGAAAAGCACGGCCATCAGAGTGGTGGACTTTGGCAGTGCCACTTTTGATCACGAGCATCACAGCACAATTGTCTCCACCAGGCACTACCGGGCCCCGGAGGTCATACTGG AGCTTGGCTGGAGCCAGCCCTGTGATGTTTGGAGCATCGGCTGCATCATCTTTGAATATTATGTGGGTTTCACCCTGTTTCAG ACACATGACAACCGGGAGCACCTGGCCATGATGGAGAGGATCTTGGGGCCAATTCCTTCTCGGATGATCCGGAAGACCAG GAAGCAAAAGTATTTCTACCATGGCCGCCTGGACTGGGATGAGAACACCTCTGCTGGCCGTTATGTTAGGGAAAACTGCAAGCCACTGCGG CGGTACCTGACTTCTGAGGCCGAGGACCATCACCGCCTTTTTGACCTCATTGAGAGCATGCTGGAGTACGAGCCGTCCAAGCGCATCAGCCTGGCTGAAGCCCTCAAGCACCCGTTCTTCGACATGCTGGAGATGGAGCCAAGCACAAAAATGTGGGACTCTAGCAGAGACATCAGCCGGTGA